The Acinonyx jubatus isolate Ajub_Pintada_27869175 chromosome F2, VMU_Ajub_asm_v1.0, whole genome shotgun sequence DNA window tgtgagttcgggccccacgtcagactctgtgctgacagcccagagcctggagcctgcttcggaatctgcgtctccctctctctctgctcttccccactcgtgccctgtctcgctctctctccatcaaagacaaataaacgttaaagcaaagagagagatgTAAGTATAAAGGTAAAActcaaacaaacatacaaaatggGGCTACCGAGAGAAACCTTAAAAAGAAGCGCGTACGCGTCACATAAGGAAACGACCAGCTGCCTGTATAATGATCGACATACCTAATAATCGTCGTGCGGAGAGCCTTTCTGAGGGCGTTTAAGCCAAACACACCAGTCCCTTCAGTGAGCGTCCATGGCTGCAGTTACTTCTCATCTGCTGGGAAGGCCTAGAGGGCCACCCCTGGCATGTTTTGCTGtcaagggtggggtggggcccgCGCAGGGTGGGTTCAGGAGACCGACctggagggctggggtgggagcaaAGGGTGACAGTGCCAGAACTGGGATCTGGTGGGCGTGTATGCTTGGGCCTAAACTGGGTCACAGGACTAGGGAATGGCCAGTAGCCGTCCACACTCGTCAAGGGAGCGCCCTGCCTTCCCTGGGCCCACGGGGTGGACTCCCAGGCGGCCGGATCTGACCCCGGAGCCACAGAGCTGACCGCGTGGCCTCACTCCCCGTGTCCAGGGCCAGGCACCACGGAAACGATGATTCTCTTTGCTCTGCTCCTGGTCACGGGCCTGCCGCGGGTGGAGACAAACGTCACCGTGTCTGGAAAACAAGGTAAGTGTGGGCCCCTCAACCCCCTGGGCTGGGAGAAGGAAGCGGGCCAGAATGCCTCTGCAGACACGGGGTGGCCACCCATGTCTGGACCCGGCGGGGGCCCCAGGGCGGTGGCAGGCACAGGGGTCAGGGAGCGAGAGAGCGTCAGGAGGGCAGCCTCTGTATTTGGACACCCGATGGGGGagcctcttgatttgggctcccCTGTCGAGGGCCGGCAGGAGTGGCCGGAATCCTGGCTTATTCCCCAGCACCGTGCTGTCCCCTCAGtgtccctgccttcctgggagACATCAGGCTGGGCGCCACGCGTGGCCCGGCCCTCACAGGACCATCCAGGGCTGTGTCAGAGAACTGGAGCAGCCGCAGAAGGGTGACCGGCTTGTCCCCAGGGAGCGGGGAGCGAGTCCTGCCCTAATGCAGACCAGGCAGCGGGCCACACCCAGGGGAGGGGATGcagggcctggggcgggggagggaggagtggggaaggTGAGTGGGAAGGGCCCTGGAAGGCAGATTGCAAATGTCTTGAGCCATTGAACTTGAGGTGCcgcgtgtgcgcgtgcgtgcctgtgtgtgtgggtgagtgtgtgtgtgtgagaggtaGGGTGAGGGCGGCCCAGGGGAGAATACAAGGACTCGGACCCGTGGTTTTGTgctccctggaggagggagagatgggggaaggggcggTGCTCATCCGATAGGCCTGGAGAGCGGTGGTCTTTCACTctggttttcttcccctttcagCTGCAACCCTGAAGTGTCACGTCTGCGAGATAGAGAATAGTTTCGGTTGCACAAATCCATCCAACTGTCCTAGGGATTTTCACTTTCGTACTTCCGTTGCCGTGAGTGAGTATCTCCGTGCATCCCGGGTTCACAGGAAAGTCGGTCAATCCTTTCAGCAGTTGGGGTCTGTCTGGGTTTTCTCAACAGGGAGTAACTAATGTAATCACGTTCGTTCAAGAGAAACGGAGGAAAGTCCTGAGACGTCAGAACACAGGCAGGTGACAGGCCAGCTTGCGTGAGAGCCGTGCCGACGGAGGGTGGGGCGCCAGGACTGGACGCGATGGAATATTGGGGTGCGGGAAGAAAAGCATAGGGTTATCTGTATTCATGTTGAATGAACGACGAAAGCCTTCATGTCAACCGCCCCACCAGAAGTGCTGTTACAAGAGGTGTACGTAATGAGGGGCGGGGCTTACGCTGTGTTCTGGAAGGAGTGTTGTGTGCTTTAGGAGGGGTGGAGACCACCTCTCTGTCTCGCGTATGTCACCCGGGAGCTCCAGGCCGCATGAAGCCCCCGAAGGGGAGTGCGGAGGCCCAGCAGCGCCCGGCGCGCGGCGCTCGCTCGGAGGCAGAGTGTCAGCCCCTACCGGCGGGTCCGCGTTCCCGGAAACACGCGGGGTGCCGAGGGGGTGCTTGGGACTCGCGCCAGCCCCGCGTGAACGTCATCACCTCGTAGGGAAAAGCGATTGTCACCGTGAACCACAGATGAGGCGAAGCCAGCAGCGTGACCCCGCGGCCGGGGCGGAGCCGGGCCGTGTACAGCAGGCTCGCGGTGACAGCGCCGGCCCAAGGAGAGGCCGGCGCTGAGCCCCGGGCAGTGGCCAGGATGGGCAAGAGCCCCTTGCTCCCCTGCCTGTCCCGTGGTTACAAAGTCCAGAGCGACCTGGTGGTGAGCGGTGAGGCCTGGGAGCCTGTACATCCCCGGACGGAGAGCCCCAGACCCGGGCTCCCCCTGCTCGTGGACAGGCCAGCCGGGGAGGGGTggcgtggggcggggcggggggggagcaTCTCGTGGTCACACTGCACGCaagccacccccgcccccagaggcAGCCGTGAACACAAAGGCCGGACCCCGTCCTGGGCGGTGGCTCCCGACCGCCCTGTAGACGAGGGGCCTCTTCAACCGTGGCCTCTGAGCGGGGGCACCGGAAGGTCGGGATGGGACGGGCACAGGCCCGAAGCGCTTTGGTGTCGCTGCTCTCAGTTCACATGGTGCCTTTCTCCTCTTCACTTCCTGTCAGGAATCTATCCGCGTTTCTTCTATGTTTCGAAGCAGTGCTCCAGGTATTGTCCAGTAAGTGCTCCGTTTGCTCCGGGACTCAAGTCCTTTGTCCTCGTCGAGCCTATGCCCTTCCTGTACGCGCACTGCTGTTCGGGGTTCTTGTGCAATACGCAGGAGCCGAACATCCGCGAGCCGGAATTCAGAGAAGGCGGACGAGCAAGCCGCTTGAGGAGCAGCGGGGCCTGGCTGGCCGCCTTCCTGACTCTGTCCTCTGTGTGAGGGGCCTCGGGCGGTGCCTTGGGAGCGCGGCACGGATGACCCGGACCCGCCGCAGGTGCTGGGAACCTCAGCATTAAGCCTGTTTTCCGCTGGTTAACGCGTGGTCTGCCTCTCGAGGGGCCGGAGAACAGGTGGGGGGACCAAATCCTGTCGGCCCAGCCCGCAGCTCCCTTTTGAGCAAGTCCggccctggcgggggggggggggggggaggtctcgAGTACTAGTGTTCGTCTCTTAACGGAAGCCTTGTAACTGTTCGTGGCCGACGCTCTCTCCTTCTGTCCGTCTCCGAGGGTTTCAGCACTGCTGGGGGGCCTGAGGGTCACCCGGCAAGGGAAGCACTCGGAGGCTCCCGGCCTTTGCAGGATCAGGGTTGGTGGGAAGACAGGATGCAGTGGGCGGGAGACGCCAGCAGGGAAGGGCTCCTGGGCAGGGCACGGGGTGCGGGGATGTGGTCCCAGGGAGGGCCCTCCTGTGACGGGGGCGGCACCATGGCTGCTCCGCCTCAGCTCCTCCCACATCAGGGATCCTGTGGATGAACTGGGACTTCGCCCAGCGACTGGCACAGGTGCCTGGGCTCACAGGTTCGCCCACATGCCTTCGACCAACACGTGAGCCTCggccagggagagggagcagggtcCTCTTTTCATTTCTCAGCTGAGCTGCAGCCGCCAAAGAGGCGTGAGGGTCACACTCCCCGTCTGCAGAAGACTAGGGCTTTCTTCTCCTGACCCTGTTGACTCCCTGTGGGGGCTGCACTGAGCACCTCCCTCCTGCACCTTCCTCTCCTCGCCCGTTCCCCACCTGCTCTGACACGGCTGACCCAGGGACACGGCTGGGCGCGGCACCCTGGGAACCTTCCAGAAAGAGTCTCCGTGGCCCCAGAAGGAGGCAGCATGGTGCAGGCCGTGGATGGTTTCTGGGCCATCCCTGAGGCACGGACGAGGCCCGTCTCTGTCACGTCTGAACCCTCCACGGCAGAGGCCTAAATGCATCCTGGGGGCCGGTGCCGAGGGGGGCCCCCCGAGGGTTGACCCGCAACTCCAGGAGTGGAGAGGATTTCAAACAGCGTCTGTCACCTCCTACCGTGTGCACGTCCCTTTCCCCGGCACAGGCTGTGTGCTCGCTCGCGTCCTGCCGATCACGCTCGTCCTCAGGAACAGCGTCCCCCAGCTGCCCCGAACTCACAGCCTGGGACTGGAGCTGGGGGCCCCTGTTCTGTAAGGGGAGGCAAAAGTGGGCGCCTCCCCACAAAGAGCAAGACAGGCGGGATGTCCCCCCCACGCAGGACCTGGCCCGGCCACCTGACGGAGACAGGCCAGGGACATGCCTTGTaagacagcagggagcccagaagTGGGCGTCTGGAGAAGCTCTTCCGCTGGAACTGTCGCGGGTTTGGTGAGCTGATGGGGACAGCTTTCACTGACCTGATGGTGCAGGTGGGTGAGGCATGAAGCtcttggaggagggggaggagagggaagtgggggaggaggagggggaggaggaggtgggggggaggggttggaggaggtgggggggagggggaggggcggagggagagggggaggagtggagaggaagaggaggggacagggggaggacggagggggaggggggacggtgAGTTGGGGATATATTGTCCCCAGTTGGTAGATACTCGTCTGGGAAAGTGCGGAAGGGAGGCGATGCA harbors:
- the LOC106989389 gene encoding lymphocyte antigen 6K isoform X2, producing MILFALLLVTGLPRVETNVTVSGKQAATLKCHVCEIENSFGCTNPSNCPRDFHFRTSVAVRIYPRFFYVSKQCSRYCPIIQQRNPHLAGGYSFTPPGETEGSLTNDPANEQPLGIQFSPMDFCFGEPPPPSAAPPFLHKRAFQCF
- the LOC106989389 gene encoding lymphocyte antigen 6K isoform X1, giving the protein MILFALLLVTGLPRVETNVTVSGKQAATLKCHVCEIENSFGCTNPSNCPRDFHFRTSVAVRIYPRFFYVSKQCSRYCPVSAPFAPGLKSFVLVEPMPFLYAHCCSGFLCNTQEPNIREPEFREGGRASRLRSSGAWLAAFLTLSSV
- the LOC106989389 gene encoding lymphocyte antigen 6K isoform X3 yields the protein MILFALLLVTGLPRVETNVTVSGKQAATLKCHVCEIENSFGCTNPSNCPRDFHFRTSVAVRIYPRFFYVSKQCSRYCPEPNIREPEFREGGRASRLRSSGAWLAAFLTLSSV